One Luteolibacter flavescens DNA window includes the following coding sequences:
- a CDS encoding UbiA family prenyltransferase, protein MSRANDIPLCVDLDGTFIKSDLLHESLLRLLRHRPWMAFRLPFWLARGKTRLKSRLAAVLPDAATPPAQNEELVDFLKSEKESGRPVYLVTASHEAAVAKVSSAFPFDEVIASTDTLNLKGENKAAVLVERFGEKGFDYAGDSRADEAVWRRARKAIVVHRSARRIQQLKESFDVDRAFQPAGTTWRDWVKAFRVHQWAKNFLIAVPFLVGHHYHAAWQLAGLLTAFLSMSLCASGTYLWNDLLDLEYDRAHPRKRKRLAASGKSSIPRVGLASVIMVALGLASGFLLSPSFGLLLVGYIVATLSYSLHFKKVAIADIFMLAMLYLSRVIGGLLISEAVVSFWLFAFTFLLFVSLAAAKRFVELKSVVDSGAASIQGRGYRADDLSVVSQLGVAAGVASCIVLGLYSNSDQVTALYERPQWFWGICVVAFYWITRIWFITHRGEMHDDPVVFALKDPGTWILGVIGIACILFAQPIAAP, encoded by the coding sequence ATGAGTCGCGCCAATGACATCCCCTTGTGTGTTGATCTCGATGGCACGTTCATCAAGTCGGACCTTCTCCACGAGTCCCTGCTGCGCCTCCTGAGACACCGGCCGTGGATGGCTTTCCGGCTGCCCTTCTGGCTCGCCAGGGGAAAGACCAGGCTGAAGTCGAGGCTCGCCGCGGTCTTGCCCGATGCCGCGACTCCCCCGGCCCAGAATGAAGAGCTGGTCGATTTCCTGAAGAGCGAGAAGGAAAGCGGCCGCCCGGTCTACCTCGTCACAGCCTCCCATGAAGCCGCGGTCGCGAAGGTTTCCTCGGCATTCCCTTTCGACGAGGTCATCGCCTCGACCGACACGCTGAATCTGAAAGGCGAGAACAAGGCAGCCGTGCTCGTCGAGCGCTTCGGTGAAAAGGGCTTTGACTACGCCGGCGACTCGCGCGCGGACGAGGCGGTCTGGCGACGTGCCCGCAAGGCGATCGTCGTTCACCGCTCAGCGCGACGCATCCAGCAGTTGAAGGAGAGCTTCGACGTGGACCGCGCTTTCCAGCCTGCAGGCACCACCTGGCGGGACTGGGTGAAGGCATTCCGCGTCCACCAGTGGGCGAAGAACTTCCTCATCGCGGTCCCCTTCCTCGTCGGCCACCACTACCATGCCGCCTGGCAGCTCGCGGGCCTGCTGACCGCCTTCCTCTCCATGAGCCTGTGCGCCTCGGGCACCTACCTGTGGAATGACCTGCTGGATCTGGAGTACGATCGCGCCCATCCACGGAAGCGGAAGCGCCTCGCCGCCTCCGGCAAGAGCAGCATCCCGCGGGTCGGGCTTGCCTCGGTCATCATGGTCGCGCTGGGATTGGCCTCTGGCTTCCTGCTCTCCCCGTCCTTCGGCCTGCTACTCGTCGGCTACATCGTCGCCACGCTTTCCTATTCGCTGCACTTTAAGAAGGTCGCCATCGCGGACATCTTCATGCTGGCGATGCTCTACCTCTCGCGCGTGATCGGCGGCCTCCTGATCTCGGAGGCGGTGGTGTCGTTCTGGCTTTTCGCCTTCACCTTCCTGCTCTTCGTCTCGCTCGCGGCGGCGAAGCGCTTCGTGGAACTGAAGTCGGTGGTGGATTCCGGCGCAGCTTCCATCCAGGGCCGCGGCTACCGGGCCGATGACCTATCGGTGGTTTCCCAGCTCGGCGTCGCGGCCGGTGTCGCCTCCTGCATCGTTCTTGGGCTTTACTCGAATAGCGACCAGGTCACCGCCCTCTACGAGCGGCCGCAGTGGTTCTGGGGCATCTGCGTGGTCGCCTTTTACTGGATCACTCGCATCTGGTTCATCACCCACCGCGGGGAAATGCATGACGACCCGGTGGTCTTCGCCCTGAAGGATCCCGGCACTTGGATTCTCGGGGTGATCGGCATCGCCTGCATCCTCTTCGCCCAACCAATCGCCGCCCCATGA
- a CDS encoding FAD-binding oxidoreductase, with translation MTPRPVHSWGRLGPAMADVLTPAWPDQISADSGPLLAYGLGRSYGDSCLLDGGTMVDMRFLDRLISFDPATGILKAEAGVTLDAILTFAVPRGWFLPTTPGTRQVTLGGAIANDVHGKNHHRVGCFGNHVPRFGLLRSDGSHVTCHEGEALHSATVGGLGLTGIITWVEVKLVPIRSAMLDVELIRFRGIGEFLAITNDAPEKWEHTVAWIDCLSPGESATRGIFIRGNWADEGGLETHRPAGAGVPIDFPEIALNSLSIRAFNTLYYRRFLGKTKRVRQHYSPFFHPLDSVHDWNRIYGKRGFYQYQCVTPFEAGSAPMDAILKSIASSGQGSFLAVLKTFGDIASPGMLSFPSPGITLALDFPNRGAATLQLFEALDRIVRDCGGRLYPAKDARMEAADFHRAYPRLPEFRQHVDPAFTSDFWKRMTGTTA, from the coding sequence ATGACACCTCGTCCGGTCCACTCCTGGGGACGACTGGGTCCCGCCATGGCCGACGTGCTGACCCCGGCATGGCCCGACCAGATCTCCGCGGATAGTGGGCCACTCCTCGCCTACGGCCTGGGCCGCTCCTATGGCGACTCCTGCCTGCTGGATGGCGGCACCATGGTGGACATGCGGTTCCTCGACCGACTCATTTCCTTCGATCCAGCGACCGGAATCCTGAAGGCGGAAGCAGGCGTCACGCTGGATGCCATCCTCACCTTCGCCGTGCCACGTGGATGGTTCCTCCCGACCACTCCAGGCACCCGGCAGGTCACGCTCGGCGGCGCGATCGCCAATGACGTGCACGGAAAGAATCACCACCGCGTGGGGTGCTTCGGCAATCACGTCCCGCGCTTCGGCCTTCTCCGGTCGGACGGCTCGCATGTCACCTGCCACGAGGGCGAGGCGCTGCACTCCGCCACCGTCGGCGGGCTCGGCCTCACCGGCATCATCACCTGGGTGGAGGTGAAGCTCGTGCCGATCCGCTCGGCGATGCTCGATGTCGAACTGATCCGCTTCCGCGGCATCGGTGAATTCCTCGCGATCACCAATGACGCCCCGGAAAAGTGGGAGCACACGGTGGCGTGGATCGACTGCCTCAGCCCGGGCGAATCCGCGACGCGCGGTATCTTCATCCGCGGAAACTGGGCGGACGAAGGAGGGTTGGAAACCCATCGCCCTGCCGGAGCTGGCGTGCCCATCGACTTCCCGGAAATCGCGCTGAACTCCCTCTCCATCCGCGCTTTCAATACGCTCTACTACCGGCGCTTCCTCGGAAAGACGAAGCGCGTGCGGCAGCACTACTCGCCCTTCTTCCATCCGCTCGACTCTGTCCACGACTGGAACCGCATCTACGGCAAGCGCGGCTTCTACCAGTACCAGTGCGTGACTCCCTTCGAGGCTGGCAGTGCCCCGATGGACGCGATCCTCAAGTCCATCGCCTCGTCGGGTCAGGGCTCCTTTCTCGCGGTGCTGAAGACCTTTGGCGACATCGCCTCGCCCGGCATGCTGTCCTTCCCCTCGCCGGGCATCACGCTGGCACTGGACTTCCCGAATCGCGGCGCGGCCACGCTGCAGCTCTTCGAAGCGCTCGACCGCATCGTGCGCGATTGCGGCGGCAGGCTCTACCCGGCGAAGGACGCTCGCATGGAAGCCGCGGACTTTCATCGTGCCTACCCGCGCTTGCCCGAGTTCAGGCAACACGTGGATCCGGCCTTCACCTCGGATTTCTGGAAACGGATGACCGGCACTACGGCATGA
- a CDS encoding GtrA family protein codes for MKIALQYIFFAIIATAANLLVQLVVTALDPTEFKFWTALVAGTGAGLVVKYLLDKHYIFQARHITRPADIGKSFFRYALTGLLTTAVFWGLELGFHHGFPGWPAAKYVGGAIGLAIGYVWKYQLDRRFTFSNP; via the coding sequence ATGAAGATCGCGCTCCAGTACATCTTCTTCGCCATCATCGCGACCGCGGCGAACCTGCTCGTGCAGCTCGTGGTCACGGCTCTCGATCCGACGGAGTTCAAGTTCTGGACCGCGCTCGTCGCCGGGACCGGCGCGGGGCTCGTGGTGAAGTACCTGCTCGACAAGCACTACATCTTCCAAGCCCGCCACATCACCCGACCCGCGGACATCGGGAAGAGCTTCTTCCGCTACGCACTCACCGGCCTCCTCACCACCGCCGTCTTCTGGGGACTCGAACTGGGCTTCCACCACGGCTTCCCCGGCTGGCCTGCCGCGAAGTACGTCGGCGGCGCGATCGGCCTCGCGATCGGCTACGTCTGGAAATACCAGCTCGACCGGCGGTTCACCTTTTCCAATCCATGA
- a CDS encoding SDR family NAD(P)-dependent oxidoreductase: MSPYRAAVFGATSAIAQDLLRTLVADHKQADLLLIARDAVKLEAVAADLRTRGATCHIIATDLTDPATEWKKLLESSSPWNLFLLAHGSLPEQDETLADGSAVAREIAVNFTSHAVIAAACSEILTRQAKGTLAVIGSVAGDRGRQSNFLYGSAKAGIDTFMAGLRHRHAATKDIHIVLLKPGMTDTPMTAGIKKGPLFTSSAKVGALGWQAIRKGKPVAYLPGWWRWVMCIICSVPTPVFHRTRL; the protein is encoded by the coding sequence ATGAGCCCTTACCGAGCCGCCGTCTTCGGAGCCACCTCAGCCATCGCCCAGGACCTCCTCCGCACCCTGGTCGCGGATCACAAACAAGCCGATCTCCTGCTCATCGCCCGTGACGCCGTGAAGCTGGAGGCCGTGGCCGCCGACCTGCGGACCCGTGGAGCCACCTGCCACATCATCGCCACCGACCTGACCGACCCGGCTACGGAGTGGAAGAAGCTGCTCGAGTCGTCGTCCCCGTGGAACCTCTTCCTCCTCGCCCACGGTTCGCTGCCGGAGCAGGATGAGACCTTGGCCGATGGCAGCGCGGTCGCCCGCGAGATCGCGGTGAATTTCACCAGCCACGCGGTGATTGCGGCCGCTTGCTCGGAGATCCTGACGCGACAGGCGAAAGGCACGCTGGCGGTGATCGGCTCCGTAGCCGGGGACCGCGGACGCCAGTCGAATTTCCTCTACGGCTCGGCCAAGGCAGGCATCGACACCTTCATGGCCGGCCTCCGCCACCGGCACGCCGCGACGAAAGACATCCACATCGTCCTGCTGAAGCCCGGCATGACCGACACGCCGATGACGGCGGGGATCAAGAAAGGCCCGCTTTTCACCTCATCCGCAAAGGTCGGTGCCCTCGGCTGGCAGGCCATCCGCAAGGGCAAGCCCGTCGCCTACCTGCCCGGCTGGTGGCGCTGGGTCATGTGCATCATCTGCAGCGTGCCAACCCCCGTCTTCCATCGCACACGACTCTGA
- a CDS encoding tetratricopeptide repeat protein: MRLPWTWQEIAALFLLCLVVLLLAAPGMGSALMLDDLDQLQHVQQFHSWKDVLKQDCYGLFRPIKNALYYAAHVNGTPSLTAWHSINLAAYLAATAGVYLFLRELIPARAWAFAGTCLWATSSTQATTAVWMSCVHISVAVFFTCLALRLHDRSWSGRTGRWLPATLLAMFLAMASYETAICVAPLCVLLDHHRGRRIFSKPALLRYSAIALVTAAYLGVRITQGATYQALNPAFDPALTGWQLSVSSPWFLWKHFSMWFFPFGRIEFVSAYLWGKSAPLWHLGLAWGFLAALIATVVFTRKRLPLVSFGLAWFLIASFPASNLIPVRSGPIEDYYLVFPSVGLAIALSGAAMALAKLVTSRREVVIRTVAITSLVVIAAGKIASGAYFHHQAGLWTRPLDLYLSIVATRPLQVQAMNLAARELYSRGDRSTAAMLAGEAQPLAPWHPSSQMILGAIACDEGRHEEAISRLTDCIAHLKGGSNLEDYCQLRLGDSLAALGKSAEAREAWVRILVRQSSPQHFDATLRLAGLYRREGNREKAIQTLQRSLSLHPERSAEIGAILRDLVQDPSSITPPAPVE; this comes from the coding sequence ATGCGCCTGCCGTGGACCTGGCAGGAAATCGCCGCGCTTTTCCTGCTCTGCCTCGTGGTCTTGCTGCTCGCAGCACCCGGCATGGGCAGCGCCCTGATGCTCGACGACCTCGACCAACTCCAGCACGTCCAGCAATTCCACTCGTGGAAAGACGTCCTGAAGCAGGACTGCTACGGACTCTTCCGACCGATCAAAAATGCCCTCTACTACGCCGCTCATGTGAATGGCACGCCATCGCTCACCGCGTGGCATTCCATCAATCTGGCAGCCTATCTCGCCGCCACGGCCGGGGTTTACCTCTTCCTGCGCGAACTCATCCCCGCACGCGCATGGGCCTTCGCGGGCACCTGCCTGTGGGCGACCAGCTCCACCCAGGCCACTACCGCGGTCTGGATGAGCTGTGTGCACATCAGCGTCGCCGTGTTCTTCACCTGCCTGGCGCTACGCCTCCATGACCGGTCGTGGTCCGGGCGGACCGGAAGATGGCTGCCAGCGACACTGCTGGCGATGTTCCTCGCGATGGCCAGCTACGAGACGGCCATCTGTGTCGCACCGCTCTGCGTGCTGCTCGATCACCATCGCGGCAGGCGGATCTTCTCGAAGCCCGCGCTCCTCCGCTACTCGGCGATCGCCCTCGTGACGGCTGCCTATCTGGGAGTCCGCATCACGCAGGGAGCTACCTACCAAGCGCTCAATCCCGCCTTCGACCCCGCCCTGACCGGCTGGCAGCTTTCCGTCTCGTCGCCGTGGTTCCTATGGAAGCACTTCTCGATGTGGTTCTTCCCCTTCGGCCGGATCGAGTTCGTCAGCGCCTACCTCTGGGGAAAATCCGCGCCCCTCTGGCACCTCGGCCTGGCGTGGGGATTCCTCGCGGCGCTGATCGCCACGGTAGTCTTCACCAGAAAGCGGCTGCCTTTGGTCTCCTTCGGCCTCGCGTGGTTCCTCATCGCCAGCTTCCCGGCTTCGAATCTGATTCCCGTCCGTTCCGGCCCTATCGAGGACTATTACCTCGTCTTCCCCAGCGTCGGCCTCGCCATCGCCCTTTCCGGTGCTGCGATGGCCTTGGCGAAGCTCGTGACTTCCCGGCGGGAAGTCGTCATCCGCACGGTGGCGATCACCTCGCTGGTCGTCATCGCGGCGGGGAAGATCGCCAGCGGAGCCTACTTCCACCATCAGGCAGGGCTCTGGACCCGGCCGCTGGACCTGTATCTCTCCATCGTGGCCACGCGCCCGCTGCAGGTACAGGCCATGAATCTGGCAGCGAGGGAATTGTACTCCCGCGGAGATCGCTCCACCGCGGCCATGCTCGCCGGTGAAGCCCAGCCCTTGGCCCCGTGGCACCCTTCTTCACAAATGATCCTCGGGGCAATCGCCTGCGACGAAGGACGCCATGAAGAAGCGATCTCCCGCCTCACCGACTGCATCGCCCATCTGAAGGGAGGGAGCAACCTTGAGGACTATTGCCAGCTCCGCTTGGGAGATTCCTTGGCCGCTCTCGGGAAAAGTGCCGAAGCAAGAGAGGCATGGGTGAGAATTTTAGTCCGCCAAAGTTCCCCCCAGCACTTCGATGCGACCCTCCGTCTGGCCGGTCTGTACCGGCGTGAAGGAAATCGCGAAAAGGCCATTCAAACACTCCAGCGATCTCTTTCCCTCCACCCTGAAAGAAGTGCTGAGATCGGAGCCATCCTCCGCGATCTCGTACAGGATCCATCTTCCATAACTCCTCCTGCTCCCGTAGAGTGA
- a CDS encoding ATP-binding cassette domain-containing protein has translation MNLHAGLAIGYRQSLATVREDILLGNGTHFLIARNGRGKTTLLRTVARTLRQMEGSFEATGRVQYLPEDLRFDPITTVSAIFRAMIPSKRVADAIKLAETLELDIQKPYGKLSTGNRRKAHLIMAELSIDPTQGNILLLDEPFSGLDAFARETFEEMWRASADTVLRLVSCHPDYDSMGMPSTVVIQGEEIRHTTGSGQTWNQLKSQLN, from the coding sequence TTGAACCTTCACGCCGGCCTTGCCATTGGTTACCGCCAATCGCTTGCGACCGTCCGGGAAGATATTCTGCTTGGCAACGGAACCCACTTCCTCATCGCCCGGAATGGCCGCGGTAAGACCACCCTGCTCCGCACCGTCGCCAGGACGCTGCGCCAGATGGAAGGGTCCTTTGAGGCAACCGGCCGGGTCCAGTATCTGCCCGAGGATCTCCGCTTCGACCCCATCACGACGGTCTCGGCGATCTTCCGTGCAATGATCCCGTCCAAGCGCGTCGCGGATGCCATCAAGCTGGCCGAGACCCTCGAACTGGATATCCAGAAGCCGTACGGCAAGCTTTCCACCGGCAACCGTCGCAAGGCCCACCTGATCATGGCCGAGCTGTCGATCGACCCGACCCAGGGCAATATCCTGCTGCTCGACGAGCCTTTCAGCGGCCTCGACGCCTTCGCCCGGGAAACTTTCGAGGAAATGTGGCGCGCCAGCGCAGACACCGTGCTGCGCCTGGTGAGCTGTCATCCGGACTACGACTCCATGGGCATGCCCAGCACCGTCGTGATCCAAGGGGAGGAGATCCGCCACACGACCGGCAGCGGCCAGACGTGGAATCAACTCAAGAGCCAGCTGAACTGA
- a CDS encoding type IV pilus twitching motility protein PilT has translation MFTAVHEPPPLPVQNGPVAASRFAPGMSGAVLLGIIFRVCKEIRVSDIQMRSGRPVYIHTNKGVEKLDYLGTLSNIHMDEILKELISNRESASHGFGEESDLGVRVDEKIANAIRDFAERKVADFSCNGILMGHNGERSGRLRIQAHLSSSGLGVTCRILNDFIPELDSLGIDPDTTTILRMAVQKRAGLCLVTGPTGSGKSTSLAALIDWLRRNHGKHIVTVEDPIEYQYPDDMDDPEYPGRRIPCPSVVTQQEVGRDVHSYRQGLKDVLRKAPHVILLGEIRDREAMETCMEAAQTGHLVLSTLHTTGAVKTIGRILELYPKDSHSAVLSRLAEILIFIHSQGLLSGVQRRVLTYEFLQNNDDSVASAIANYDGGARSLEDVIRRAGNIEWDANLRRLLRQGLITEQTFENARMNREESEIL, from the coding sequence ATGTTCACTGCTGTCCATGAACCACCTCCGCTGCCGGTCCAGAATGGTCCGGTCGCAGCCTCGCGCTTCGCGCCGGGGATGAGTGGTGCAGTGCTGCTGGGAATCATCTTCCGGGTCTGCAAGGAAATCCGCGTCTCGGACATCCAGATGCGCTCCGGCCGCCCGGTGTATATCCACACGAACAAGGGTGTGGAGAAGCTGGACTACCTCGGCACCCTCTCGAACATCCACATGGATGAGATCCTCAAGGAGCTCATCAGCAACCGCGAAAGCGCGAGCCATGGCTTTGGCGAGGAAAGCGATCTCGGCGTGCGAGTGGATGAAAAGATCGCCAATGCGATCCGCGACTTCGCCGAGCGCAAGGTGGCGGATTTCTCCTGCAACGGCATCCTGATGGGGCACAACGGCGAGCGCTCCGGCCGCCTGCGTATCCAGGCTCACCTCAGCTCCTCCGGCTTGGGCGTGACCTGCCGTATCCTGAACGATTTCATCCCGGAACTCGATAGCCTCGGCATCGACCCCGATACCACGACCATCCTCCGCATGGCCGTGCAGAAGCGGGCCGGCCTGTGCCTCGTCACCGGCCCCACCGGTTCCGGCAAGTCCACCAGCCTTGCCGCCCTGATCGATTGGCTGCGCCGCAACCACGGCAAGCACATCGTCACCGTCGAGGACCCCATCGAGTATCAATATCCGGACGACATGGACGACCCGGAGTATCCCGGTCGCCGCATCCCCTGCCCCAGCGTGGTGACGCAGCAGGAAGTCGGCCGCGATGTCCACTCCTACCGCCAGGGTCTGAAGGACGTGCTCCGCAAGGCACCGCACGTGATCTTGCTCGGGGAAATCCGCGACCGCGAGGCGATGGAAACCTGCATGGAGGCAGCCCAGACCGGGCACTTGGTCCTCTCCACGCTACACACCACCGGCGCGGTCAAGACCATCGGCCGTATCCTCGAGCTCTACCCTAAGGATAGCCACTCGGCCGTCCTTTCCCGCCTCGCGGAGATCCTCATCTTCATCCACTCCCAGGGCCTCCTCAGCGGCGTCCAGCGCCGGGTCCTCACCTACGAGTTCCTCCAGAACAACGACGACTCGGTTGCCTCGGCAATCGCCAACTACGACGGCGGTGCCCGCTCGCTCGAAGACGTGATCCGCCGCGCGGGGAACATCGAGTGGGACGCCAATCTCCGCCGCCTCCTGCGCCAGGGTCTCATCACCGAGCAGACCTTTGAGAACGCCCGTATGAACCGCGAGGAATCCGAAATCCTCTGA
- a CDS encoding type II secretion system protein GspD, translated as MKPAIAVATLLALPAHTLIAQNEGPITIDPPAAAEPVVPDLPPPAPAPPPPPAPGELPPSAVGPDPIDLPPAPAVEPVAPPPADLTPDGRPVTDPSAPAVHQEIQESDEGYLIKDAPLNDIFQFLAKQAGRQYFHNSKIATPDYRVTGHLNDGNPLHQMEELAFMYGLTLYTKGNTVYALSQAQLGQLPSTEFTYQLNYLRPTDFAQIKEIITPMLTPGTGIVNFEPKTNTVVIIDTATRIEQARNFLRNIDRAKGQIVIETKILRVNSTAAQRTGVNWSASLGEAGTSLEVAGSLNSLFGINTAGFTTTGVTGGTALSGRETTTATPGSTSDLVLSPIQLNGVLRALAEGNFATQISNPTLITEDNEQGSISIIDRVPIITSTSTVGSSGPAQITEEVRYKIDEADKAITDEPEKHREIGISLSVNPTLLPDGTVRMKLRPRSAQIVQSIIGQTGNVYPRVTESMIESISRVPDGHSLVVGGFYGEVENKDRTKVPLLGDVPVLNFFFKSKDTVKENASLVFIVTPTSYDPASRSATSNQSSRIHRNTMLPQDHDWVDPECNPGPAHEPNLKRGVRALRTEEAPYYPTEAEMSRGSAPEPVAPVSRPRRSPFAGARK; from the coding sequence ATGAAGCCTGCCATCGCCGTCGCCACGTTGCTGGCCCTGCCTGCCCATACTCTGATCGCTCAGAACGAAGGGCCCATCACCATCGATCCCCCGGCGGCGGCCGAGCCGGTCGTTCCTGACCTGCCACCACCCGCCCCGGCGCCACCGCCGCCACCGGCCCCTGGCGAGCTGCCTCCTTCCGCCGTTGGCCCGGATCCCATCGATCTGCCTCCCGCTCCCGCCGTGGAGCCGGTTGCCCCCCCGCCAGCAGACCTGACTCCCGACGGGAGACCGGTCACCGATCCGTCCGCACCCGCCGTTCACCAGGAGATCCAGGAATCCGATGAAGGCTACCTCATCAAGGATGCGCCCCTGAATGACATCTTCCAGTTCCTCGCGAAGCAGGCCGGACGCCAGTATTTCCACAACTCAAAGATCGCCACGCCCGACTACCGAGTGACCGGTCACCTCAATGACGGCAATCCTCTCCACCAAATGGAAGAGCTTGCCTTCATGTATGGCCTCACGCTCTACACCAAGGGCAATACGGTGTATGCTCTCAGCCAGGCCCAGCTCGGCCAGCTTCCCAGCACGGAATTCACCTACCAACTGAACTACCTCCGCCCCACCGACTTCGCCCAGATCAAGGAGATCATCACGCCGATGCTCACCCCGGGCACCGGCATCGTGAATTTCGAGCCGAAGACGAACACTGTCGTCATCATCGATACGGCCACCCGAATCGAGCAAGCACGCAACTTCCTGCGCAATATCGATCGAGCCAAGGGCCAGATCGTCATCGAGACCAAGATCCTGCGAGTCAACAGCACGGCCGCCCAACGCACCGGAGTGAACTGGTCTGCCTCCCTTGGCGAGGCCGGCACGTCACTCGAAGTGGCCGGCAGCCTCAACTCGCTCTTTGGTATCAATACCGCTGGCTTCACAACCACGGGAGTCACCGGAGGAACTGCTCTTTCGGGGAGAGAAACCACCACCGCCACCCCAGGCAGCACCTCCGATCTCGTGCTGTCCCCCATCCAGCTCAATGGCGTGCTGCGGGCACTGGCCGAAGGAAACTTCGCCACACAGATCTCGAACCCCACCCTGATCACCGAAGATAACGAACAGGGGTCCATTTCCATCATTGATCGCGTTCCGATCATCACCTCGACATCGACCGTGGGTAGCAGTGGCCCGGCCCAGATCACCGAGGAAGTCCGCTACAAGATCGACGAGGCAGACAAGGCCATCACCGACGAACCGGAAAAGCATCGTGAAATCGGCATTTCACTTTCGGTCAATCCCACGCTGCTGCCCGATGGCACCGTGCGGATGAAGCTCCGCCCCCGCTCCGCGCAGATCGTCCAGAGCATCATCGGCCAGACCGGCAACGTTTACCCGCGCGTCACGGAGTCGATGATCGAGTCCATTTCGCGCGTGCCGGACGGCCACTCGCTGGTCGTCGGTGGATTCTATGGCGAGGTGGAGAACAAGGACCGCACCAAGGTGCCGCTCCTCGGCGACGTGCCGGTGCTGAACTTCTTCTTCAAGAGCAAGGACACCGTGAAGGAGAATGCCAGCCTGGTCTTCATCGTCACCCCCACCTCCTACGATCCCGCCAGCCGTTCCGCGACCTCGAATCAGTCCAGCCGCATCCATCGTAACACGATGCTGCCGCAGGATCACGACTGGGTGGATCCTGAGTGCAATCCGGGCCCTGCCCACGAGCCGAATCTCAAGCGTGGCGTGCGCGCCCTGCGCACGGAGGAGGCTCCCTACTACCCGACCGAGGCGGAGATGAGCCGCGGCTCCGCTCCCGAGCCAGTAGCCCCTGTCTCAAGGCCTCGCCGCTCGCCCTTCGCAGGCGCCCGGAAGTGA